A part of Syngnathus acus chromosome 20, fSynAcu1.2, whole genome shotgun sequence genomic DNA contains:
- the dlec1 gene encoding deleted in lung and esophageal cancer protein 1 isoform X2, which produces MLQEQQEQKPARSDPPVDIHTPASAKSQDISHVLASTFKELYTNVTPCNLIKAKGRSNYHDKYVEELKRVRAEYNQRIKEADMLESHIIQARARAAGTEQRTTERMKEDFMDVPDLQGLPPVKSAFIWHVDEGLLQVNDLISPLDYIKPQKIQMKAPAIVKPDLTRPTIAYTMHVAKEVNDNTLWRMRNESESNQTVECSSLVLKSRKSPTEKVQTRPLPKWKDEPSATDQAEGNSKLQKMKERQRILQNPRFLPPKDHQGAASLIRPRTVKKDDGMESSEESPVEVFLAIPPVVLFTVYNVGQVYETTLELKNVSFSSRDIRVLPASSSYFTIGLGRFPGKGGVVAPGMSCKFNVRFAPDSLADYEDRLVVESQGEHVLVVPIKAQRPPPVLTLPNVLDCGYCLIGGVRCVDFLCQNIGLSAGTFCIVPKNQWPITDPRSVVTSCYSDQPPFAVSPSFFSLQPGDTIVVEALFFPTTTERICRIFTIACDNCQVKDFCVQGEGQSIALELLSVSGKELPLILGEVHDITADYFVRFEPGNLHTVHQKTIVVRNNVHLELAFHWHIMKPNLQPLLPCELPDPLSIQYQPDRDDIFQVNPALGILTPCQDREFTISFFPKEMQDYHSVCHLVLSDIPQLPLETNDERSGTLQPVRVGSKVSDTTVMEIEVKGSTEPFNILLVPYALIIPGEILISTTTRRHFKMWNNSKTPVSFQWDPVSSTCHKIEVEPATGKIDEKKCFAFELVVTGGKPEKVVTSLLCHIEHRSEPVTLVVEVTFKGPSVSISVPSVDFGLMRLGDQSSKTLYLDNVTQLDASWTLEEVHKSQDDGQDQQLTVEPCSGVLPPLTGCSVEIHFRPEFCQELETELELSVEDGTGCHLLVRADVQSPQLCLLNCELLLPELYMGVAAEGTVTIYNQTLLQSNFCWVEALKGQQASFCSATFEPLSGTLGPNASLDITVSFISQTDSALNDVIALCEVEGMNSPLVLSILAPTTQKLRVSYSLPDTSPVPDNKGQAELTIDFGDVLLAQPVTKQLLMTNHTAITASFTIQAEYFTCDVEKPSTPSQKSSHYMKKPLHSVQAKKLEEQSHKDFVSSLLANRKGAAFFIVPSAGTLEPFETQTVDVTAYSDVWGEYKDNLICNVGAIEPTHLPMQMLVKGCPLYFQIIGPRPKDQFQGPNVQFGTRLSGGETIFRSLRINNPTLFDIRLDWEMYNIFPNDRKVVDVMMSYGESFPLKESDDNPEGASKLSNGEAAWKRTHMLSSEASCCSSAGTEQEETTKDENNKLCLPKIKMLSVHIRAHVGDKSNEPYCVTPQQIIIPAQGSNTVNASFTPLTLSKTSSQSTCIGLGLGFISLDSEEAICVPGKVTRLHGLDLEPIRVDLLAVIKPAVLLVQMEDDNKVLGFHTSAGDLVNTEGEQVFLEEFDNVQSFLLRNPTEMGLVFRLIAQPPFSLHKEPTQSGSNAYCRWSAADPQTLILRSQNSMLVRVAFCCSPSLLELIEHPVDGVTLLTSDDGYKQLKIEQDLIIHYNNNSQQTVPLCAHVELATLRLSTDHIDFGLCYLGQMQEKEIKLYSIGSRTHWSLIIESSEDTSNVFSVTPTSGLLRSKDHQLLHDHYQRLEISFTASAVKQYKATVVITSLLEKNPLILELQGTGSRQM; this is translated from the exons ATGCTGCAGGAGCAACAAGAGCAGAAACCTGCTCGGTCTGATCCTCCGGTGGACATTCACACACCTGCTTCTGCAAAATCCCAG GACATTTCTCACGTGTTGGCCAGCACCTTTAAGGAACTTTACACCAACGTGACACCATGCAACCTTATAAAGGCAAAAGGGAGGAGCAACTATCATGACAAATATGTTGAAGAGCTCAAACGG GTTCGGGCTGAATATAACCAGCGGATAAAAGAAGCTGATATGCTGGAGAGCCACATCATCCAGGCCAGAGCTCGGGCGGCTGGCACGGAGCAACGGACCACGGAACGGATGAAGGAGGACTTCATGGATGTGCCTGATCTTCAGGGCCTCCCTCCAG TCAAGTCAGCTTTTATCTGGCACGTTGATGAAGGGCTTCTTCAAGTAAATGACCTCATTTCACCACTGGACTATATAAAGCcgcaaaaaatacaaatgaaggcTCCAGCAATTg TAAAACCAGATCTTACCAGACCAACCATTGCCTACACCATGCATGTGGCTAAAGAGGTGAACGACAACACGCTATGGAGAATGAGgaacgagtccgagtccaacCAAACTGTGGAGTGCAGCTCACTGGTCCTAAAGAGCAGGAAGTCACCCACTGAG AAGGTACAGACCAGACCTTTGCCCAAGTGGAAGGATGAGCCGAGCGCAACGGATCAAGCGGAGGGCAACAGTAAACTCCAAAAGATGAAGGAACGGCAACGCATTCTCCAAAATCCACGCTTCCTGCCTCCGAAAGATCACCAGGGTGCCGCCTCCCTCATCCGCCCTCGGACGGTGAAGAAGGACGACGGCATGGAAAG CTCCGAAGAAAGTCCAGTTGAGGTGTTCCTGGCCATACCACCTGTTGTGCTCTTCACAGTCTACAATGTGGGACAGGTGTATGAG ACAACACTGGagttaaaaaatgtgagcTTTTCCAGCCGTGACATTCGAGTCCTACCGGCGAGCAGTTCTTACTTCACTATTGGTCTCG gGAGATTTCCTGGCAAAGGCGGTGTTGTCGCTCCAGGCATGAGTTGTAAGTTCAACGTGCGCTTCGCTCCAGACTCCCTTGCCGACTATGAAGACCGCTTAGTGGTGGAAAGTCAGGGCGAGCATGTCCTCGTGGTCCCCATCAAGGCGCAGAGGCCGCCTCCTGTTCTGACCT TGCCGAATGTTCTGGACTGTGGTTATTGTCTCATCGGGGGAGTGAGATGTGTTGACTTCCTTTGTCAGAACATCGGTCTCAGTGCCGGAACCTTCTGTATCGTCCCAAAGAATCAGTGGCCAATCACCGATCCCAGG TCGGTGGTTACAAGTTGTTACTCAGACCAGCCTCCCTTTGCCGTCAGCccatctttcttttctctgCAGCCTGGCGACACCATTGTCGTCGAG GCTCTTTTCTTTCCCACCACCACCGAACGCATTTGCCGGATTTTCACAATCGCGTGCGACAATTGCCAAGTGAAAGACTTTTGCGTTCAAG GCGAAGGCCAATCGATCGCTCTTGAGCTGTTGTCCGTTTCCGGCAAGGAGCTGCCTCTTATTTTAGGGGAGGTGCACGACATCACCGCAGACTACTTTGTCCGATTCGAACCGGGCAACCTTCACACGGTTCATCAGAAGACGATAGTCGTCAGAAATAATGT CCATTTGGAGCTGGCTTTTCACTGGCACATCATGAAGCCCAACCTCCAGCCGCTCCTTCCCTGTGAACTCCCCGACCCCTTATCCATCCAGTACCAACCTGACAGAGATGACATTTTCCAAGTCAACCCGGCTTTGGGAATTCTGACCCCCTGCCAGGATCGAGAGTTCACTATCTCCTTCTTTCCCAAGGAG ATGCAGGATTACCACAGCGTGTGCCATTTAGTCCTGAGCGACATCCCCCAACTGCCCTTGGAGACCAACGACGAGAG ATCCGGCACCCTGCAGCCCGTTCGCGTCGGCTCCAAGGTGAGCGACACCACCGTCATGGAAATCGAAGTCAAAGGTTCTACGGAGCCTTTCAACATCCTGCTGGTGCCCTACGCCCTCATCATCCCCGGGGAAATTCTTATTTCCACCACCACCCGGCGACATTTTAAG ATGTGgaataacagcaaaacaccTGTCTCCTTCCAATGGGACCCGGTGAGCAGCACTTGTCACAAAATAGAAGTGGAGCCTGCTACTGGAAAAAttg ACGagaaaaagtgttttgcttttgaactGGTTGTAACCGGAGGCAAACCGGAGAAGGTGGTGACCAGTCTGCTCTGCCACATCGAGCACCGTTCCGAACCCGTCACCTTGGTGGTGGAGGTCACCTTCAAG GGTCCCAGTGTGAGTATCAGCGTACCCAGCGTGGACTTTGGTCTCATGAGACTCGGGGACCAGAGCAGCAAGACGCTATACCTCGACAACGTCACGCAACTGGATGCTTCCTGGACGCTAGAGGAGGTGCACAAGAGTCAAGATGATGGACAAGATCAGCAG ctGACTGTCGAGCCATGCAGTGGGGTGCTCCCCCCTTTGACCGGCTGCAGTGTGGAGATCCACTTCAGGCCGGAGTTCTGCCAAGAACTTGAAACGGAACTGGAGCTGTCAGTAGAGGATGGGACAGGATG TCACCTACTCGTGCGTGCGGATGTGCAGTCTCCTCAGCTGTGTCTACTGAATTGCGAGCTTCTCCTTCCTGAACTCTACATGGGAGTAGCTGCAGAAGGGACCGTCACTATCTACAACCAGACGCTCTTGCAATCCAATTTCTGCTGGGTG GAAGCGCTAAAGGGTCAGCAAGCATCTTTTTGTTCAGCAACCTTTGAACCCCTGTCAGGCACTTTAGGACCAAACGCCAGCTTGGATATCACAGTCTCCTTCATATCCCAAACAGAT TCTGCACTGAATGATGTCATCGCACTCTGCGAGGTGGAGGGCATGAACTCGCCTCTTGTTCTCAGCATCCTGGCGCCCACTACCCAGAAACTCAGAGTGTCCTACTCACTCCCTGACACCAG TCCCGTTCCAGACAACAAGGGGCAAGCGGAGTTGACGATCGATTTTGGTGACGTACTGCTGGCGCAACCTGTCACCAAGCAGCTGCTTATGACCAATCACACCGCCATCACGGCATCTTTCACCATCCAGGCGGAATATTTCACCTGTGACGTGGAAAAGCCCAGCACCCCATCACAGAAAAG CTCCCATTACATGAAGAAGCCGCTTCACTCCGTCCAAGCCAAGAAATTAGAGGAGCAATCACACAAGG ACTTTGTGAGCAGCTTGCTGGCTAACAGAAAAGGTGCAGCCTTCTTCATCGTGCCAAGTGCCGGAACGCTGGAACCCTTTGAGACCCAAACTGTGGACGTGACCGCCTACAGCGACGTGTGGGGGGAGTACAAAGATAATCTCATATGCAAT gtggGGGCCATTGAGCCCACCCACCTCCCTATGCAGATGCTCGTGAAAGGCTGTCCGCTCTACTTCCAAATCATAGGCCCGCGTCCCAAAGACCAGTTCCAGGGACCCAATGTACA GTTTGGTACTCGTTTATCTGGAGGTGAAACTATTTTCCGTTCTCTTCGCATCAACAACCCCACCTTGTTTG ATATCCGTCTGGACTGGGAGATGTACAACATTTTTCCGAACGACCGCAAAGTGGTGGACGTCATGATGTCGTACGGGGAAAGCTTCCCTCTCAAGGAGTCTGACGACAACCCCGAGGGAGCGTCGAAGCTTTCTAACGGCGAGGCCGCCTGGAAAAGGACTCACATGTTAAGCTCGGAGGCTTCGTGCTGCAGCTCTGCT GGCACGGAACAAGAAGAAACAACcaaagatgaaaacaacaaactatgtcttccaaaaataaaaatgctgtcTGTCCACATTCGAGCCCATGTGGGAGACAAGTCAAACGAACCCTACTGTGTCACACCGCAGCAAATC ATCATCCCGGCACAAGGGAGCAACACCGTGAATGCGTCTTTCACCCCGCTCACCCTGAGCAAAACATCTTCCCAGTCCACATGCATAGGCTTGGGTCTGGGCTTCATTAGTCTGGACTCCGAG gAGGCTATCTGTGTGCCGGGTAAGGTGACACGACTCCATGGTTTGGATCTGGAGCCCATCCGAGTGGACCTCCTGGCGGTGATCAAGCCTGCAGT GCTCTTAGTACAGATGGAAGACGACAATAAAGTTTTGGGATTTCACACATCAGCTGGTGATTTAGTGAATACAGAGGGAGAGCAG GTGTTCCTGGAGGAATTTGACAACGTGCAGAGCTTCCTGCTAAGAAACCCCACTGAGATGGGCCTGGTCTTTCGACTCATAGCTCAGCCGCCGTTTTCATTGCACAAGGAGCCGACTCAGTCAGGGTCCAACGCCTACTGCAGATGGTCGGCCGCTGACCCCCAGACGTTGATTCTACGTTCCCAAAATAGCATGCTG GTGAGGGTGGCCTTCTGCTGCTCGCCGTCACTTTTAGAGCTCATCGAGCATCCCGTAGACGGCGTGACGCTCCTCACCAGTGACGATGGATACAAGCAGCTGAAGATCGAGCAGGATCTCATCATTcactacaacaacaacagccaGCAG ACGGTGCCGCTGTGCGCCCACGTGGAGCTTGCGACGCTAAGATTGTCCACCGATCACATCGATTTCGGACTCTGCTACTTGGGGCAGATGCAGGAGAAAGAAATCAAGCTCTATAGTATCGGCTCCCGAACTCACTGGTCATTGATTATAg AGTCGAGTGAGGACACTTCGAATGTCTTTAGCGTGACGCCCACCTCCGGGCTTCTCCGCTCCAAGGACCACCAACTGCTTCACGACCACTACCAACGTTTGGAGATCAGCTTCACCGCCAG tgCAGTGAAGCAGTACAAGGCCACAGTGGTGATCACCTCTTTGCTGGAGAAGAATCCGCTTATTCTGGAGCTCCAAGGCACAGGATCCCGACAGATGTAG
- the dlec1 gene encoding deleted in lung and esophageal cancer protein 1 isoform X1, with protein MLQEQQEQKPARSDPPVDIHTPASAKSQDISHVLASTFKELYTNVTPCNLIKAKGRSNYHDKYVEELKRVRAEYNQRIKEADMLESHIIQARARAAGTEQRTTERMKEDFMDVPDLQGLPPVKSAFIWHVDEGLLQVNDLISPLDYIKPQKIQMKAPAIVKPDLTRPTIAYTMHVAKEVNDNTLWRMRNESESNQTVECSSLVLKSRKSPTEKVQTRPLPKWKDEPSATDQAEGNSKLQKMKERQRILQNPRFLPPKDHQGAASLIRPRTVKKDDGMESSEESPVEVFLAIPPVVLFTVYNVGQVYETTLELKNVSFSSRDIRVLPASSSYFTIGLGRFPGKGGVVAPGMSCKFNVRFAPDSLADYEDRLVVESQGEHVLVVPIKAQRPPPVLTLPNVLDCGYCLIGGVRCVDFLCQNIGLSAGTFCIVPKNQWPITDPRSVVTSCYSDQPPFAVSPSFFSLQPGDTIVVEALFFPTTTERICRIFTIACDNCQVKDFCVQGEGQSIALELLSVSGKELPLILGEVHDITADYFVRFEPGNLHTVHQKTIVVRNNVHLELAFHWHIMKPNLQPLLPCELPDPLSIQYQPDRDDIFQVNPALGILTPCQDREFTISFFPKEMQDYHSVCHLVLSDIPQLPLETNDESRSGTLQPVRVGSKVSDTTVMEIEVKGSTEPFNILLVPYALIIPGEILISTTTRRHFKMWNNSKTPVSFQWDPVSSTCHKIEVEPATGKIDEKKCFAFELVVTGGKPEKVVTSLLCHIEHRSEPVTLVVEVTFKGPSVSISVPSVDFGLMRLGDQSSKTLYLDNVTQLDASWTLEEVHKSQDDGQDQQLTVEPCSGVLPPLTGCSVEIHFRPEFCQELETELELSVEDGTGCHLLVRADVQSPQLCLLNCELLLPELYMGVAAEGTVTIYNQTLLQSNFCWVEALKGQQASFCSATFEPLSGTLGPNASLDITVSFISQTDSALNDVIALCEVEGMNSPLVLSILAPTTQKLRVSYSLPDTSPVPDNKGQAELTIDFGDVLLAQPVTKQLLMTNHTAITASFTIQAEYFTCDVEKPSTPSQKSSHYMKKPLHSVQAKKLEEQSHKDFVSSLLANRKGAAFFIVPSAGTLEPFETQTVDVTAYSDVWGEYKDNLICNVGAIEPTHLPMQMLVKGCPLYFQIIGPRPKDQFQGPNVQFGTRLSGGETIFRSLRINNPTLFDIRLDWEMYNIFPNDRKVVDVMMSYGESFPLKESDDNPEGASKLSNGEAAWKRTHMLSSEASCCSSAGTEQEETTKDENNKLCLPKIKMLSVHIRAHVGDKSNEPYCVTPQQIIIPAQGSNTVNASFTPLTLSKTSSQSTCIGLGLGFISLDSEEAICVPGKVTRLHGLDLEPIRVDLLAVIKPAVLLVQMEDDNKVLGFHTSAGDLVNTEGEQVFLEEFDNVQSFLLRNPTEMGLVFRLIAQPPFSLHKEPTQSGSNAYCRWSAADPQTLILRSQNSMLVRVAFCCSPSLLELIEHPVDGVTLLTSDDGYKQLKIEQDLIIHYNNNSQQTVPLCAHVELATLRLSTDHIDFGLCYLGQMQEKEIKLYSIGSRTHWSLIIESSEDTSNVFSVTPTSGLLRSKDHQLLHDHYQRLEISFTASAVKQYKATVVITSLLEKNPLILELQGTGSRQM; from the exons ATGCTGCAGGAGCAACAAGAGCAGAAACCTGCTCGGTCTGATCCTCCGGTGGACATTCACACACCTGCTTCTGCAAAATCCCAG GACATTTCTCACGTGTTGGCCAGCACCTTTAAGGAACTTTACACCAACGTGACACCATGCAACCTTATAAAGGCAAAAGGGAGGAGCAACTATCATGACAAATATGTTGAAGAGCTCAAACGG GTTCGGGCTGAATATAACCAGCGGATAAAAGAAGCTGATATGCTGGAGAGCCACATCATCCAGGCCAGAGCTCGGGCGGCTGGCACGGAGCAACGGACCACGGAACGGATGAAGGAGGACTTCATGGATGTGCCTGATCTTCAGGGCCTCCCTCCAG TCAAGTCAGCTTTTATCTGGCACGTTGATGAAGGGCTTCTTCAAGTAAATGACCTCATTTCACCACTGGACTATATAAAGCcgcaaaaaatacaaatgaaggcTCCAGCAATTg TAAAACCAGATCTTACCAGACCAACCATTGCCTACACCATGCATGTGGCTAAAGAGGTGAACGACAACACGCTATGGAGAATGAGgaacgagtccgagtccaacCAAACTGTGGAGTGCAGCTCACTGGTCCTAAAGAGCAGGAAGTCACCCACTGAG AAGGTACAGACCAGACCTTTGCCCAAGTGGAAGGATGAGCCGAGCGCAACGGATCAAGCGGAGGGCAACAGTAAACTCCAAAAGATGAAGGAACGGCAACGCATTCTCCAAAATCCACGCTTCCTGCCTCCGAAAGATCACCAGGGTGCCGCCTCCCTCATCCGCCCTCGGACGGTGAAGAAGGACGACGGCATGGAAAG CTCCGAAGAAAGTCCAGTTGAGGTGTTCCTGGCCATACCACCTGTTGTGCTCTTCACAGTCTACAATGTGGGACAGGTGTATGAG ACAACACTGGagttaaaaaatgtgagcTTTTCCAGCCGTGACATTCGAGTCCTACCGGCGAGCAGTTCTTACTTCACTATTGGTCTCG gGAGATTTCCTGGCAAAGGCGGTGTTGTCGCTCCAGGCATGAGTTGTAAGTTCAACGTGCGCTTCGCTCCAGACTCCCTTGCCGACTATGAAGACCGCTTAGTGGTGGAAAGTCAGGGCGAGCATGTCCTCGTGGTCCCCATCAAGGCGCAGAGGCCGCCTCCTGTTCTGACCT TGCCGAATGTTCTGGACTGTGGTTATTGTCTCATCGGGGGAGTGAGATGTGTTGACTTCCTTTGTCAGAACATCGGTCTCAGTGCCGGAACCTTCTGTATCGTCCCAAAGAATCAGTGGCCAATCACCGATCCCAGG TCGGTGGTTACAAGTTGTTACTCAGACCAGCCTCCCTTTGCCGTCAGCccatctttcttttctctgCAGCCTGGCGACACCATTGTCGTCGAG GCTCTTTTCTTTCCCACCACCACCGAACGCATTTGCCGGATTTTCACAATCGCGTGCGACAATTGCCAAGTGAAAGACTTTTGCGTTCAAG GCGAAGGCCAATCGATCGCTCTTGAGCTGTTGTCCGTTTCCGGCAAGGAGCTGCCTCTTATTTTAGGGGAGGTGCACGACATCACCGCAGACTACTTTGTCCGATTCGAACCGGGCAACCTTCACACGGTTCATCAGAAGACGATAGTCGTCAGAAATAATGT CCATTTGGAGCTGGCTTTTCACTGGCACATCATGAAGCCCAACCTCCAGCCGCTCCTTCCCTGTGAACTCCCCGACCCCTTATCCATCCAGTACCAACCTGACAGAGATGACATTTTCCAAGTCAACCCGGCTTTGGGAATTCTGACCCCCTGCCAGGATCGAGAGTTCACTATCTCCTTCTTTCCCAAGGAG ATGCAGGATTACCACAGCGTGTGCCATTTAGTCCTGAGCGACATCCCCCAACTGCCCTTGGAGACCAACGACGAGAG cAGATCCGGCACCCTGCAGCCCGTTCGCGTCGGCTCCAAGGTGAGCGACACCACCGTCATGGAAATCGAAGTCAAAGGTTCTACGGAGCCTTTCAACATCCTGCTGGTGCCCTACGCCCTCATCATCCCCGGGGAAATTCTTATTTCCACCACCACCCGGCGACATTTTAAG ATGTGgaataacagcaaaacaccTGTCTCCTTCCAATGGGACCCGGTGAGCAGCACTTGTCACAAAATAGAAGTGGAGCCTGCTACTGGAAAAAttg ACGagaaaaagtgttttgcttttgaactGGTTGTAACCGGAGGCAAACCGGAGAAGGTGGTGACCAGTCTGCTCTGCCACATCGAGCACCGTTCCGAACCCGTCACCTTGGTGGTGGAGGTCACCTTCAAG GGTCCCAGTGTGAGTATCAGCGTACCCAGCGTGGACTTTGGTCTCATGAGACTCGGGGACCAGAGCAGCAAGACGCTATACCTCGACAACGTCACGCAACTGGATGCTTCCTGGACGCTAGAGGAGGTGCACAAGAGTCAAGATGATGGACAAGATCAGCAG ctGACTGTCGAGCCATGCAGTGGGGTGCTCCCCCCTTTGACCGGCTGCAGTGTGGAGATCCACTTCAGGCCGGAGTTCTGCCAAGAACTTGAAACGGAACTGGAGCTGTCAGTAGAGGATGGGACAGGATG TCACCTACTCGTGCGTGCGGATGTGCAGTCTCCTCAGCTGTGTCTACTGAATTGCGAGCTTCTCCTTCCTGAACTCTACATGGGAGTAGCTGCAGAAGGGACCGTCACTATCTACAACCAGACGCTCTTGCAATCCAATTTCTGCTGGGTG GAAGCGCTAAAGGGTCAGCAAGCATCTTTTTGTTCAGCAACCTTTGAACCCCTGTCAGGCACTTTAGGACCAAACGCCAGCTTGGATATCACAGTCTCCTTCATATCCCAAACAGAT TCTGCACTGAATGATGTCATCGCACTCTGCGAGGTGGAGGGCATGAACTCGCCTCTTGTTCTCAGCATCCTGGCGCCCACTACCCAGAAACTCAGAGTGTCCTACTCACTCCCTGACACCAG TCCCGTTCCAGACAACAAGGGGCAAGCGGAGTTGACGATCGATTTTGGTGACGTACTGCTGGCGCAACCTGTCACCAAGCAGCTGCTTATGACCAATCACACCGCCATCACGGCATCTTTCACCATCCAGGCGGAATATTTCACCTGTGACGTGGAAAAGCCCAGCACCCCATCACAGAAAAG CTCCCATTACATGAAGAAGCCGCTTCACTCCGTCCAAGCCAAGAAATTAGAGGAGCAATCACACAAGG ACTTTGTGAGCAGCTTGCTGGCTAACAGAAAAGGTGCAGCCTTCTTCATCGTGCCAAGTGCCGGAACGCTGGAACCCTTTGAGACCCAAACTGTGGACGTGACCGCCTACAGCGACGTGTGGGGGGAGTACAAAGATAATCTCATATGCAAT gtggGGGCCATTGAGCCCACCCACCTCCCTATGCAGATGCTCGTGAAAGGCTGTCCGCTCTACTTCCAAATCATAGGCCCGCGTCCCAAAGACCAGTTCCAGGGACCCAATGTACA GTTTGGTACTCGTTTATCTGGAGGTGAAACTATTTTCCGTTCTCTTCGCATCAACAACCCCACCTTGTTTG ATATCCGTCTGGACTGGGAGATGTACAACATTTTTCCGAACGACCGCAAAGTGGTGGACGTCATGATGTCGTACGGGGAAAGCTTCCCTCTCAAGGAGTCTGACGACAACCCCGAGGGAGCGTCGAAGCTTTCTAACGGCGAGGCCGCCTGGAAAAGGACTCACATGTTAAGCTCGGAGGCTTCGTGCTGCAGCTCTGCT GGCACGGAACAAGAAGAAACAACcaaagatgaaaacaacaaactatgtcttccaaaaataaaaatgctgtcTGTCCACATTCGAGCCCATGTGGGAGACAAGTCAAACGAACCCTACTGTGTCACACCGCAGCAAATC ATCATCCCGGCACAAGGGAGCAACACCGTGAATGCGTCTTTCACCCCGCTCACCCTGAGCAAAACATCTTCCCAGTCCACATGCATAGGCTTGGGTCTGGGCTTCATTAGTCTGGACTCCGAG gAGGCTATCTGTGTGCCGGGTAAGGTGACACGACTCCATGGTTTGGATCTGGAGCCCATCCGAGTGGACCTCCTGGCGGTGATCAAGCCTGCAGT GCTCTTAGTACAGATGGAAGACGACAATAAAGTTTTGGGATTTCACACATCAGCTGGTGATTTAGTGAATACAGAGGGAGAGCAG GTGTTCCTGGAGGAATTTGACAACGTGCAGAGCTTCCTGCTAAGAAACCCCACTGAGATGGGCCTGGTCTTTCGACTCATAGCTCAGCCGCCGTTTTCATTGCACAAGGAGCCGACTCAGTCAGGGTCCAACGCCTACTGCAGATGGTCGGCCGCTGACCCCCAGACGTTGATTCTACGTTCCCAAAATAGCATGCTG GTGAGGGTGGCCTTCTGCTGCTCGCCGTCACTTTTAGAGCTCATCGAGCATCCCGTAGACGGCGTGACGCTCCTCACCAGTGACGATGGATACAAGCAGCTGAAGATCGAGCAGGATCTCATCATTcactacaacaacaacagccaGCAG ACGGTGCCGCTGTGCGCCCACGTGGAGCTTGCGACGCTAAGATTGTCCACCGATCACATCGATTTCGGACTCTGCTACTTGGGGCAGATGCAGGAGAAAGAAATCAAGCTCTATAGTATCGGCTCCCGAACTCACTGGTCATTGATTATAg AGTCGAGTGAGGACACTTCGAATGTCTTTAGCGTGACGCCCACCTCCGGGCTTCTCCGCTCCAAGGACCACCAACTGCTTCACGACCACTACCAACGTTTGGAGATCAGCTTCACCGCCAG tgCAGTGAAGCAGTACAAGGCCACAGTGGTGATCACCTCTTTGCTGGAGAAGAATCCGCTTATTCTGGAGCTCCAAGGCACAGGATCCCGACAGATGTAG